The following proteins are encoded in a genomic region of Haemorhous mexicanus isolate bHaeMex1 chromosome 11, bHaeMex1.pri, whole genome shotgun sequence:
- the BRPF1 gene encoding peregrin isoform X2: protein MGVDFDVKTFCHNLRATKPPYECPVGTCRKIYKSYSGIEYHLYHYDHDNPPLPQHTPLRKHKKKGRQARAANKQSPSPSETSQSPGREVMTYAQAQRMVEVDLHGRVHRISIFDNLDVVSEDEDVPEEVPENGSNKENTETQSVPPKSGKHKNKEKRKDSNHHHHNASASTTPKLPEVVYRELEQDTPDAPPRPTSYYRYIEKSAEELDEEVEYDMDEEDYIWLDIMNERRKNEGVSPIPQEIFEYLMDRLEKESYFESHNKGDPNALVDEDAVCCICNDGECQNSNVILFCDMCNLAVHQECYGVPYIPEGQWLCRRCLQSPSRAVDCALCPNKGGAFKQTDDGRWAHVVCALWIPEVCFANTVFLEPIDSIEHIPPARWKLTCYICKQRGSGACIQCHKANCYTAFHVTCAQQAGLYMKMEPVRETGANGTSFSVRKTAYCDIHTPPGSVRRLPALSHSEGEEEDEEEEEEGKGWSSEKVKKAKAKSRIKMKKARKILAEKRAAAPVVSVPCIPPHRLSKITNRLTIQRKSQFMQRLHSYWTLKRQSRNGVPLLRRLQTHLQSQRNCDQRDTEDKNWALKEQLKSWQRLRHDLERARLLVELIRKREKLKRETIKVQQVALEMQLTPFLILLRKTLEQLQEKDTGNIFSEPVPLSEVPDYLDHIKKPMDFQTMKQNLEAYRYLNFDDFEEDFNLIINNCLKYNAKDTIFYRAAIRLREQGGAVLRQARRQAEKMGIDFETGMHFPHCVTVEETQIQDIEDDVRLLLSENQKHLPLEEQLKILLERLDEVNAGKQSIGRSRRAKMIKKEITVLRRKLAHPRDLGREGLERHNSSARGVLQSHNPCEKDLQTDSAAEESSSQETGKGLGPNSSSTPAHEVGRRTSVLFSKKNPKTAGPPKRPGRPPKNRDSQIPPGHGSSPIGPPQLPIMGSSQRQRKRGRSPRPSSSSDSDSDKSTEDTTMDLPANGFSSGNQPVKKSFLVYRNDCNLPRSSSDSESSSSSSSSAASDRTSTTPSKQGRGKPSFSRVNFPEDSSEDTSGTENESYSVGTGRGVGHGSKYCGTVAAQLCAWLAPSPGGTQLTALSSCTVVRKGMGRGAGWLSEDEDSSLDALDLVWAKCRGYPSYPALIIDPKMPREGMFHHGVPIPVPPLEVLKLGEQMTQEAREHLYLVLFFDNKRTWQWLPRTKLVPLGVNQDLDKEKMLEGRKSNIRKSVQIAYHRAMQHRNKVQGEQSSDSSESD, encoded by the exons aTGGGCGTAGACTTCGACGTGAAGACCTTCTGCCACAACCTGCGGGCCACCAAGCCGCCCTACGAGTGCCCGGTGGGCACCTGCCGCAAGATCTACAAGAGCTACAGCGGGATCGAGTACCACCTGTACCACTATGACCACGACAACCCGCCCCTGCCCCAACACACCCCCCTGCGCAAGCACAAGAAGAAGGGGCGCCAGGCCCGCGCCGCCAACAAGCAGTCGCCCAGCCCCTCCGAGACCTCCCAGTCGCCCGGCCGAGAGGTGATGACCTACGCCCAGGCCCAGCGCATGGTGGAGGTGGACCTGCACGGCCGCGTTCACCGCATCAGCATCTTCGATAATCTCGACGTGGTGTCCGAGGACGAGGATGTTCCCGAGGAGGTGCCCGAGAATGGGAGCAATAAGGAGAACACGGAGACGCAGAGCGTCCCGCCCAAATCTGGGAAGCACAAGAACAAGGAGAAGCGCAAGGACTCCAACCACCATCACCACAACGCCTCGGCCAGCACTACCCCCAAGCTGCCCGAGGTGGTGTACcgagagctggagcaggacacCCCTGACGCCCCACCTCGTCCCACCTCGTACTACAG GTACATTGAGAAGTCGGCAGAGGAGCTGGATGAGGAGGTGGAGTACGACATGGATGAGGAGGATTACATCTGGCTGGACATCATGAATGAGAGGCGGAAGAACGAAGGCGTGAGTCCTATTCCCCAGGAGATCTTTGAGTACCTGATGGACCGGCTAGAGAAGGAGTCCTACTTCGAGAGCCACAACAAGGGGGACCCAAACGCCTTGGTGGATGAGGATGCCGTCTGCTGCATTTGCAATGACGGGGAGTGTCAGAACAGCAACGTCATCCTCTTCTGCGACATGTGCAACCTGGCTGTGCACCAGGAGTGCTATGGGGTGCCCTACATCCCCGAGGGACAGTGGCTCTGCAGACGGTGCCTGCAGTCACCCTCACGCGCTGTGGACTGCGCCCTCTGCCCAAACAAGGGGGGAGCCTTCAAGCAGACAGACGATGGGCGCTGGGCACATGTGGTCTGTGCCCTCTGGATCCCCGAGGTGTGCTTTGCCAACACCGTCTTCCTGGAGCCCATCGACAGCATTGAGCACATCCCGCCCGCACGCTGGAAGCTGACCTGTTACATTTGCAAGCAGCGTGGCTCTGGGGCTTGCATCCAGTGTCACAAAGCCAATTGCTACACTGCCTTCCATGtcacctgtgcccagcaggCCGGGCTGTACATGAAGATGGAGCCCGTCAGGGAGACGGGTGCCAATGGTACCTCCTTCAGTGTGCGCAAAACTGCCTACTGCGACATCCACACACCGCCAGGTTCCGTGCGCAGGCTGCCCGCCCTCTCCCACAGtgagggggaagaggaggatgaggaggaagaggaggaggggaagggctggagtTCTGAGAAAGTCAAAAAAGCAAAGGCCAAGTCTAGGATCAAGATGAAGAAGGCGCGGAAGATCCTGGCAGAGAAACGAGCTGCAGCACCTGTGGTTTCCGTGCCCTGCATCCCCCCCCACAG GCTCAGTAAGATTACAAACCGTTTAACCATCCAGAGGAAGAGCCAGTTCATGCAGAGGCTGCACAGCTACTGGACTCTGAAGAGACAGTCCCGCAATGGTGTCCCCCTGCTCCGCCGCCTTCAGACACACTTGCAGTCACAGAGAAACTGTGACCAG AGAGACACTGAGGATAAGAACTGGGCCCTGAAGGAACAGCTGAAGTCATGGCAGCGCCTGCGCCATGACCTCGAGCGTGCGCGCTTGCTGGTGGAGCTGATACGCAAGCGGGAGAAGCTCAAGAGAGAGACG ATCAAAGTGCAGCAGGTGGCACTGGAAATGCAGCTGACccccttcctcatcctcctccgCAAGACGCTTGAACAGCTGCAGGAGAAAGACACGGGCAACATCTTCAGTGAGCCGGTCCCTCTGTCTGAG GTCCCAGACTACCTGGATCACATCAAGAAGCCGATGGATTTTCAGACAATGAAGCAAAATCTAGAAGCCTATCGCTATCTGAATTTCGATGACTTTGAGGAGGATTTCAATCTGATCATTAACAACTGTTTGAAATACAATGCCAAAGACACGATCTTCTACCGGGCAGCCATCCGTCTGCGGGAGCAGGGAGGTGCCGTGCTCCGGCAGGCTCGCCGGCAAGCAGAGAAGATGGGCATTGACTTCGAGACAGGCATGCACTTCCCCCACTGTGTAACAGTGGAAGAGACTCAGATCCAAGACATTGAGGACG ACGTGcggctgctgctctcagagaaTCAGAAGCACCTGCCattggaggagcagctgaagatcCTACTGGAGCGGCTGGATGAGGTCAACGCTGGCAAGCAGAGCATAGGACGGTCCCGCCGGGCCAAGATGATCAAGAAGGAGATCACAGTGCTACGGCGAAAGCTCGCTCACCCGCGGGACCTGGGccgggaggggctggagcggcACAACTCCTCTGCCAGAGGAGTCCTGCAGTCCCACAACCCCTGTGAGAAGGACCTGCAGACAGacagtgctgcagaggagagcagcagccaggagactGGCAAAG GTCTGGGTCCCAATTCTTCTTCTACCCCAGCACATGAAGTTGGCAGGAGGACCTCCGTGCTCTTCTCCAAGAAGAACCCTAAAACTGCAGGCCCTCCAAAACGTCCAGGACGCCCCCCAAAGAATCGAGACAGCCAGATCCCTCCTGGGCATGGGAGCAGCCCCATTGGGCCCCCCCAGCTCCCAATAATGGGGTCCTCCCAGCGGCAGAGGAAGCGAGGGCGAAGCCCGcgtcccagctccagctcagacagtgacagtgacaaatCCACGGAGGACACTACCATGG ACCTGCCAGCCAACGGTTTCAGCAGCGGGAACCAGCCCGTGAAGAAGAGCTTCCTGGTGTACCGCAATGACTGCAATCTGCCCCGGAGCAGCTCCGACTCAgagtccagcagcagcagtagcagcagtgctgcctcagACCGTACCAG CACAACGCCCTCcaagcagggcagagggaaacCCTCCTTCTCCCGAGTGAACTTCCCAGAGGACAGCAGTGAGGACACATCAGGGACAGAGAATGAGTCCTATTCCGTGGGCACGGGACGAGGTGTGGGGCATGGCAGTAAGTACTGTGGTactgtggctgcacagctgtgtgCCTGGCTGGCACCatcacctggggggacacagctgactgccctctcctcctgtACAGTGGTGCGTAAGGGCATGGGGCGTGGCGCAGGGTGGCTGTCTGAGGATGAGGATTCTTCCCTGGATGCCCTGGACCTGGTGTGGGCTAAGTGCCGGGGTTACCCCTCCTACCCAGCGTTG ATCATTGACCCCAAGATGCCGCGGGAAGGCATGTTCCACCATGGGGTCCCCATCCCCGTGCCCCCCTTGGAGGTGCTGAAGCTGGGGGAACAGATGACTCAGGAAGCACGCGAGCACCTCTACCTTGTCCTCTTCTTTGACAACAAGCGCACTTG GCAGTGGTTGCCCCGGACAAAGCTGGTGCCTCTGGGGGTGAACCAGGACCTGGACAAAGAGAAGATGCTGGAGGGCCGCAAGTCCAACATCCGCAAGTCGGTGCAAATCGCCTACCACCGCGCCATGCAGCACCGTAACAAGGTGCAGGGCGAGCAGAGCAGCGACTCCAGCGAGAGCGACTGA
- the BRPF1 gene encoding peregrin isoform X6, whose amino-acid sequence MGVDFDVKTFCHNLRATKPPYECPVGTCRKIYKSYSGIEYHLYHYDHDNPPLPQHTPLRKHKKKGRQARAANKQSPSPSETSQSPGREVMTYAQAQRMVEVDLHGRVHRISIFDNLDVVSEDEDVPEEVPENGSNKENTETQSVPPKSGKHKNKEKRKDSNHHHHNASASTTPKLPEVVYRELEQDTPDAPPRPTSYYRYIEKSAEELDEEVEYDMDEEDYIWLDIMNERRKNEGVSPIPQEIFEYLMDRLEKESYFESHNKGDPNALVDEDAVCCICNDGECQNSNVILFCDMCNLAVHQECYGVPYIPEGQWLCRRCLQSPSRAVDCALCPNKGGAFKQTDDGRWAHVVCALWIPEVCFANTVFLEPIDSIEHIPPARWKLTCYICKQRGSGACIQCHKANCYTAFHVTCAQQAGLYMKMEPVRETGANGTSFSVRKTAYCDIHTPPGSVRRLPALSHSEGEEEDEEEEEEGKGWSSEKVKKAKAKSRIKMKKARKILAEKRAAAPVVSVPCIPPHRLSKITNRLTIQRKSQFMQRLHSYWTLKRQSRNGVPLLRRLQTHLQSQRNCDQRDTEDKNWALKEQLKSWQRLRHDLERARLLVELIRKREKLKRETIKVQQVALEMQLTPFLILLRKTLEQLQEKDTGNIFSEPVPLSEVPDYLDHIKKPMDFQTMKQNLEAYRYLNFDDFEEDFNLIINNCLKYNAKDTIFYRAAIRLREQGGAVLRQARRQAEKMGIDFETGMHFPHCVTVEETQIQDIEDEDVRLLLSENQKHLPLEEQLKILLERLDEVNAGKQSIGRSRRAKMIKKEITVLRRKLAHPRDLGREGLERHNSSARGVLQSHNPCEKDLQTDSAAEESSSQETGKGLGPNSSSTPAHEVGRRTSVLFSKKNPKTAGPPKRPGRPPKNRDSQIPPGHGSSPIGPPQLPIMGSSQRQRKRGRSPRPSSSSDSDSDKSTEDTTMDLPANGFSSGNQPVKKSFLVYRNDCNLPRSSSDSESSSSSSSSAASDRTSTTPSKQGRGKPSFSRVNFPEDSSEDTSGTENESYSVGTGRGVGHGMVRKGMGRGAGWLSEDEDSSLDALDLVWAKCRGYPSYPALIIDPKMPREGMFHHGVPIPVPPLEVLKLGEQMTQEAREHLYLVLFFDNKRTWQWLPRTKLVPLGVNQDLDKEKMLEGRKSNIRKSVQIAYHRAMQHRNKVQGEQSSDSSESD is encoded by the exons aTGGGCGTAGACTTCGACGTGAAGACCTTCTGCCACAACCTGCGGGCCACCAAGCCGCCCTACGAGTGCCCGGTGGGCACCTGCCGCAAGATCTACAAGAGCTACAGCGGGATCGAGTACCACCTGTACCACTATGACCACGACAACCCGCCCCTGCCCCAACACACCCCCCTGCGCAAGCACAAGAAGAAGGGGCGCCAGGCCCGCGCCGCCAACAAGCAGTCGCCCAGCCCCTCCGAGACCTCCCAGTCGCCCGGCCGAGAGGTGATGACCTACGCCCAGGCCCAGCGCATGGTGGAGGTGGACCTGCACGGCCGCGTTCACCGCATCAGCATCTTCGATAATCTCGACGTGGTGTCCGAGGACGAGGATGTTCCCGAGGAGGTGCCCGAGAATGGGAGCAATAAGGAGAACACGGAGACGCAGAGCGTCCCGCCCAAATCTGGGAAGCACAAGAACAAGGAGAAGCGCAAGGACTCCAACCACCATCACCACAACGCCTCGGCCAGCACTACCCCCAAGCTGCCCGAGGTGGTGTACcgagagctggagcaggacacCCCTGACGCCCCACCTCGTCCCACCTCGTACTACAG GTACATTGAGAAGTCGGCAGAGGAGCTGGATGAGGAGGTGGAGTACGACATGGATGAGGAGGATTACATCTGGCTGGACATCATGAATGAGAGGCGGAAGAACGAAGGCGTGAGTCCTATTCCCCAGGAGATCTTTGAGTACCTGATGGACCGGCTAGAGAAGGAGTCCTACTTCGAGAGCCACAACAAGGGGGACCCAAACGCCTTGGTGGATGAGGATGCCGTCTGCTGCATTTGCAATGACGGGGAGTGTCAGAACAGCAACGTCATCCTCTTCTGCGACATGTGCAACCTGGCTGTGCACCAGGAGTGCTATGGGGTGCCCTACATCCCCGAGGGACAGTGGCTCTGCAGACGGTGCCTGCAGTCACCCTCACGCGCTGTGGACTGCGCCCTCTGCCCAAACAAGGGGGGAGCCTTCAAGCAGACAGACGATGGGCGCTGGGCACATGTGGTCTGTGCCCTCTGGATCCCCGAGGTGTGCTTTGCCAACACCGTCTTCCTGGAGCCCATCGACAGCATTGAGCACATCCCGCCCGCACGCTGGAAGCTGACCTGTTACATTTGCAAGCAGCGTGGCTCTGGGGCTTGCATCCAGTGTCACAAAGCCAATTGCTACACTGCCTTCCATGtcacctgtgcccagcaggCCGGGCTGTACATGAAGATGGAGCCCGTCAGGGAGACGGGTGCCAATGGTACCTCCTTCAGTGTGCGCAAAACTGCCTACTGCGACATCCACACACCGCCAGGTTCCGTGCGCAGGCTGCCCGCCCTCTCCCACAGtgagggggaagaggaggatgaggaggaagaggaggaggggaagggctggagtTCTGAGAAAGTCAAAAAAGCAAAGGCCAAGTCTAGGATCAAGATGAAGAAGGCGCGGAAGATCCTGGCAGAGAAACGAGCTGCAGCACCTGTGGTTTCCGTGCCCTGCATCCCCCCCCACAG GCTCAGTAAGATTACAAACCGTTTAACCATCCAGAGGAAGAGCCAGTTCATGCAGAGGCTGCACAGCTACTGGACTCTGAAGAGACAGTCCCGCAATGGTGTCCCCCTGCTCCGCCGCCTTCAGACACACTTGCAGTCACAGAGAAACTGTGACCAG AGAGACACTGAGGATAAGAACTGGGCCCTGAAGGAACAGCTGAAGTCATGGCAGCGCCTGCGCCATGACCTCGAGCGTGCGCGCTTGCTGGTGGAGCTGATACGCAAGCGGGAGAAGCTCAAGAGAGAGACG ATCAAAGTGCAGCAGGTGGCACTGGAAATGCAGCTGACccccttcctcatcctcctccgCAAGACGCTTGAACAGCTGCAGGAGAAAGACACGGGCAACATCTTCAGTGAGCCGGTCCCTCTGTCTGAG GTCCCAGACTACCTGGATCACATCAAGAAGCCGATGGATTTTCAGACAATGAAGCAAAATCTAGAAGCCTATCGCTATCTGAATTTCGATGACTTTGAGGAGGATTTCAATCTGATCATTAACAACTGTTTGAAATACAATGCCAAAGACACGATCTTCTACCGGGCAGCCATCCGTCTGCGGGAGCAGGGAGGTGCCGTGCTCCGGCAGGCTCGCCGGCAAGCAGAGAAGATGGGCATTGACTTCGAGACAGGCATGCACTTCCCCCACTGTGTAACAGTGGAAGAGACTCAGATCCAAGACATTGAGGACG AAGACGTGcggctgctgctctcagagaaTCAGAAGCACCTGCCattggaggagcagctgaagatcCTACTGGAGCGGCTGGATGAGGTCAACGCTGGCAAGCAGAGCATAGGACGGTCCCGCCGGGCCAAGATGATCAAGAAGGAGATCACAGTGCTACGGCGAAAGCTCGCTCACCCGCGGGACCTGGGccgggaggggctggagcggcACAACTCCTCTGCCAGAGGAGTCCTGCAGTCCCACAACCCCTGTGAGAAGGACCTGCAGACAGacagtgctgcagaggagagcagcagccaggagactGGCAAAG GTCTGGGTCCCAATTCTTCTTCTACCCCAGCACATGAAGTTGGCAGGAGGACCTCCGTGCTCTTCTCCAAGAAGAACCCTAAAACTGCAGGCCCTCCAAAACGTCCAGGACGCCCCCCAAAGAATCGAGACAGCCAGATCCCTCCTGGGCATGGGAGCAGCCCCATTGGGCCCCCCCAGCTCCCAATAATGGGGTCCTCCCAGCGGCAGAGGAAGCGAGGGCGAAGCCCGcgtcccagctccagctcagacagtgacagtgacaaatCCACGGAGGACACTACCATGG ACCTGCCAGCCAACGGTTTCAGCAGCGGGAACCAGCCCGTGAAGAAGAGCTTCCTGGTGTACCGCAATGACTGCAATCTGCCCCGGAGCAGCTCCGACTCAgagtccagcagcagcagtagcagcagtgctgcctcagACCGTACCAG CACAACGCCCTCcaagcagggcagagggaaacCCTCCTTCTCCCGAGTGAACTTCCCAGAGGACAGCAGTGAGGACACATCAGGGACAGAGAATGAGTCCTATTCCGTGGGCACGGGACGAGGTGTGGGGCATGGCA TGGTGCGTAAGGGCATGGGGCGTGGCGCAGGGTGGCTGTCTGAGGATGAGGATTCTTCCCTGGATGCCCTGGACCTGGTGTGGGCTAAGTGCCGGGGTTACCCCTCCTACCCAGCGTTG ATCATTGACCCCAAGATGCCGCGGGAAGGCATGTTCCACCATGGGGTCCCCATCCCCGTGCCCCCCTTGGAGGTGCTGAAGCTGGGGGAACAGATGACTCAGGAAGCACGCGAGCACCTCTACCTTGTCCTCTTCTTTGACAACAAGCGCACTTG GCAGTGGTTGCCCCGGACAAAGCTGGTGCCTCTGGGGGTGAACCAGGACCTGGACAAAGAGAAGATGCTGGAGGGCCGCAAGTCCAACATCCGCAAGTCGGTGCAAATCGCCTACCACCGCGCCATGCAGCACCGTAACAAGGTGCAGGGCGAGCAGAGCAGCGACTCCAGCGAGAGCGACTGA
- the BRPF1 gene encoding peregrin isoform X7, whose amino-acid sequence MGVDFDVKTFCHNLRATKPPYECPVGTCRKIYKSYSGIEYHLYHYDHDNPPLPQHTPLRKHKKKGRQARAANKQSPSPSETSQSPGREVMTYAQAQRMVEVDLHGRVHRISIFDNLDVVSEDEDVPEEVPENGSNKENTETQSVPPKSGKHKNKEKRKDSNHHHHNASASTTPKLPEVVYRELEQDTPDAPPRPTSYYRYIEKSAEELDEEVEYDMDEEDYIWLDIMNERRKNEGVSPIPQEIFEYLMDRLEKESYFESHNKGDPNALVDEDAVCCICNDGECQNSNVILFCDMCNLAVHQECYGVPYIPEGQWLCRRCLQSPSRAVDCALCPNKGGAFKQTDDGRWAHVVCALWIPEVCFANTVFLEPIDSIEHIPPARWKLTCYICKQRGSGACIQCHKANCYTAFHVTCAQQAGLYMKMEPVRETGANGTSFSVRKTAYCDIHTPPGSVRRLPALSHSEGEEEDEEEEEEGKGWSSEKVKKAKAKSRIKMKKARKILAEKRAAAPVVSVPCIPPHRLSKITNRLTIQRKSQFMQRLHSYWTLKRQSRNGVPLLRRLQTHLQSQRNCDQRDTEDKNWALKEQLKSWQRLRHDLERARLLVELIRKREKLKRETIKVQQVALEMQLTPFLILLRKTLEQLQEKDTGNIFSEPVPLSEVPDYLDHIKKPMDFQTMKQNLEAYRYLNFDDFEEDFNLIINNCLKYNAKDTIFYRAAIRLREQGGAVLRQARRQAEKMGIDFETGMHFPHCVTVEETQIQDIEDDVRLLLSENQKHLPLEEQLKILLERLDEVNAGKQSIGRSRRAKMIKKEITVLRRKLAHPRDLGREGLERHNSSARGVLQSHNPCEKDLQTDSAAEESSSQETGKGLGPNSSSTPAHEVGRRTSVLFSKKNPKTAGPPKRPGRPPKNRDSQIPPGHGSSPIGPPQLPIMGSSQRQRKRGRSPRPSSSSDSDSDKSTEDTTMDLPANGFSSGNQPVKKSFLVYRNDCNLPRSSSDSESSSSSSSSAASDRTSTTPSKQGRGKPSFSRVNFPEDSSEDTSGTENESYSVGTGRGVGHGMVRKGMGRGAGWLSEDEDSSLDALDLVWAKCRGYPSYPALIIDPKMPREGMFHHGVPIPVPPLEVLKLGEQMTQEAREHLYLVLFFDNKRTWQWLPRTKLVPLGVNQDLDKEKMLEGRKSNIRKSVQIAYHRAMQHRNKVQGEQSSDSSESD is encoded by the exons aTGGGCGTAGACTTCGACGTGAAGACCTTCTGCCACAACCTGCGGGCCACCAAGCCGCCCTACGAGTGCCCGGTGGGCACCTGCCGCAAGATCTACAAGAGCTACAGCGGGATCGAGTACCACCTGTACCACTATGACCACGACAACCCGCCCCTGCCCCAACACACCCCCCTGCGCAAGCACAAGAAGAAGGGGCGCCAGGCCCGCGCCGCCAACAAGCAGTCGCCCAGCCCCTCCGAGACCTCCCAGTCGCCCGGCCGAGAGGTGATGACCTACGCCCAGGCCCAGCGCATGGTGGAGGTGGACCTGCACGGCCGCGTTCACCGCATCAGCATCTTCGATAATCTCGACGTGGTGTCCGAGGACGAGGATGTTCCCGAGGAGGTGCCCGAGAATGGGAGCAATAAGGAGAACACGGAGACGCAGAGCGTCCCGCCCAAATCTGGGAAGCACAAGAACAAGGAGAAGCGCAAGGACTCCAACCACCATCACCACAACGCCTCGGCCAGCACTACCCCCAAGCTGCCCGAGGTGGTGTACcgagagctggagcaggacacCCCTGACGCCCCACCTCGTCCCACCTCGTACTACAG GTACATTGAGAAGTCGGCAGAGGAGCTGGATGAGGAGGTGGAGTACGACATGGATGAGGAGGATTACATCTGGCTGGACATCATGAATGAGAGGCGGAAGAACGAAGGCGTGAGTCCTATTCCCCAGGAGATCTTTGAGTACCTGATGGACCGGCTAGAGAAGGAGTCCTACTTCGAGAGCCACAACAAGGGGGACCCAAACGCCTTGGTGGATGAGGATGCCGTCTGCTGCATTTGCAATGACGGGGAGTGTCAGAACAGCAACGTCATCCTCTTCTGCGACATGTGCAACCTGGCTGTGCACCAGGAGTGCTATGGGGTGCCCTACATCCCCGAGGGACAGTGGCTCTGCAGACGGTGCCTGCAGTCACCCTCACGCGCTGTGGACTGCGCCCTCTGCCCAAACAAGGGGGGAGCCTTCAAGCAGACAGACGATGGGCGCTGGGCACATGTGGTCTGTGCCCTCTGGATCCCCGAGGTGTGCTTTGCCAACACCGTCTTCCTGGAGCCCATCGACAGCATTGAGCACATCCCGCCCGCACGCTGGAAGCTGACCTGTTACATTTGCAAGCAGCGTGGCTCTGGGGCTTGCATCCAGTGTCACAAAGCCAATTGCTACACTGCCTTCCATGtcacctgtgcccagcaggCCGGGCTGTACATGAAGATGGAGCCCGTCAGGGAGACGGGTGCCAATGGTACCTCCTTCAGTGTGCGCAAAACTGCCTACTGCGACATCCACACACCGCCAGGTTCCGTGCGCAGGCTGCCCGCCCTCTCCCACAGtgagggggaagaggaggatgaggaggaagaggaggaggggaagggctggagtTCTGAGAAAGTCAAAAAAGCAAAGGCCAAGTCTAGGATCAAGATGAAGAAGGCGCGGAAGATCCTGGCAGAGAAACGAGCTGCAGCACCTGTGGTTTCCGTGCCCTGCATCCCCCCCCACAG GCTCAGTAAGATTACAAACCGTTTAACCATCCAGAGGAAGAGCCAGTTCATGCAGAGGCTGCACAGCTACTGGACTCTGAAGAGACAGTCCCGCAATGGTGTCCCCCTGCTCCGCCGCCTTCAGACACACTTGCAGTCACAGAGAAACTGTGACCAG AGAGACACTGAGGATAAGAACTGGGCCCTGAAGGAACAGCTGAAGTCATGGCAGCGCCTGCGCCATGACCTCGAGCGTGCGCGCTTGCTGGTGGAGCTGATACGCAAGCGGGAGAAGCTCAAGAGAGAGACG ATCAAAGTGCAGCAGGTGGCACTGGAAATGCAGCTGACccccttcctcatcctcctccgCAAGACGCTTGAACAGCTGCAGGAGAAAGACACGGGCAACATCTTCAGTGAGCCGGTCCCTCTGTCTGAG GTCCCAGACTACCTGGATCACATCAAGAAGCCGATGGATTTTCAGACAATGAAGCAAAATCTAGAAGCCTATCGCTATCTGAATTTCGATGACTTTGAGGAGGATTTCAATCTGATCATTAACAACTGTTTGAAATACAATGCCAAAGACACGATCTTCTACCGGGCAGCCATCCGTCTGCGGGAGCAGGGAGGTGCCGTGCTCCGGCAGGCTCGCCGGCAAGCAGAGAAGATGGGCATTGACTTCGAGACAGGCATGCACTTCCCCCACTGTGTAACAGTGGAAGAGACTCAGATCCAAGACATTGAGGACG ACGTGcggctgctgctctcagagaaTCAGAAGCACCTGCCattggaggagcagctgaagatcCTACTGGAGCGGCTGGATGAGGTCAACGCTGGCAAGCAGAGCATAGGACGGTCCCGCCGGGCCAAGATGATCAAGAAGGAGATCACAGTGCTACGGCGAAAGCTCGCTCACCCGCGGGACCTGGGccgggaggggctggagcggcACAACTCCTCTGCCAGAGGAGTCCTGCAGTCCCACAACCCCTGTGAGAAGGACCTGCAGACAGacagtgctgcagaggagagcagcagccaggagactGGCAAAG GTCTGGGTCCCAATTCTTCTTCTACCCCAGCACATGAAGTTGGCAGGAGGACCTCCGTGCTCTTCTCCAAGAAGAACCCTAAAACTGCAGGCCCTCCAAAACGTCCAGGACGCCCCCCAAAGAATCGAGACAGCCAGATCCCTCCTGGGCATGGGAGCAGCCCCATTGGGCCCCCCCAGCTCCCAATAATGGGGTCCTCCCAGCGGCAGAGGAAGCGAGGGCGAAGCCCGcgtcccagctccagctcagacagtgacagtgacaaatCCACGGAGGACACTACCATGG ACCTGCCAGCCAACGGTTTCAGCAGCGGGAACCAGCCCGTGAAGAAGAGCTTCCTGGTGTACCGCAATGACTGCAATCTGCCCCGGAGCAGCTCCGACTCAgagtccagcagcagcagtagcagcagtgctgcctcagACCGTACCAG CACAACGCCCTCcaagcagggcagagggaaacCCTCCTTCTCCCGAGTGAACTTCCCAGAGGACAGCAGTGAGGACACATCAGGGACAGAGAATGAGTCCTATTCCGTGGGCACGGGACGAGGTGTGGGGCATGGCA TGGTGCGTAAGGGCATGGGGCGTGGCGCAGGGTGGCTGTCTGAGGATGAGGATTCTTCCCTGGATGCCCTGGACCTGGTGTGGGCTAAGTGCCGGGGTTACCCCTCCTACCCAGCGTTG ATCATTGACCCCAAGATGCCGCGGGAAGGCATGTTCCACCATGGGGTCCCCATCCCCGTGCCCCCCTTGGAGGTGCTGAAGCTGGGGGAACAGATGACTCAGGAAGCACGCGAGCACCTCTACCTTGTCCTCTTCTTTGACAACAAGCGCACTTG GCAGTGGTTGCCCCGGACAAAGCTGGTGCCTCTGGGGGTGAACCAGGACCTGGACAAAGAGAAGATGCTGGAGGGCCGCAAGTCCAACATCCGCAAGTCGGTGCAAATCGCCTACCACCGCGCCATGCAGCACCGTAACAAGGTGCAGGGCGAGCAGAGCAGCGACTCCAGCGAGAGCGACTGA